A region of Nocardioides alkalitolerans DNA encodes the following proteins:
- a CDS encoding AURKAIP1/COX24 domain-containing protein, with the protein MGSVIKKRRKRMAKKKHRKLLKKTRVQRRKLGK; encoded by the coding sequence GTGGGTTCTGTCATCAAGAAGCGGCGCAAGCGCATGGCGAAGAAGAAGCACCGCAAGCTGCTCAAGAAGACGCGCGTCCAGCGCCGCAAGCTCGGCAAGTGA
- a CDS encoding helix-turn-helix domain-containing protein encodes MPQHDGPTGDLSGVRFLTIAEVAAVMRVSKMTVYRLVHGGDLPAVRVGRSFRVAEGDVDEYLRRSFYNAG; translated from the coding sequence ATGCCCCAGCACGACGGTCCGACCGGCGACCTGTCCGGAGTCCGCTTCCTCACCATCGCCGAGGTCGCCGCGGTCATGCGCGTCTCGAAGATGACGGTGTACCGCCTGGTGCACGGCGGCGACCTCCCCGCCGTGCGCGTCGGACGGTCGTTCCGGGTGGCCGAGGGCGACGTGGACGAGTACCTGCGCCGCAGCTTCTACAACGCCGGCTAG